One Oryza glaberrima chromosome 11, OglaRS2, whole genome shotgun sequence genomic region harbors:
- the LOC127755125 gene encoding uncharacterized protein LOC127755125, protein MSPWTWAFFRAQNCNRLVHISWLILCSCIGWPEKKPLWSSSMGQYNFLSSSIGFDESRSSSKLFTILRKMLNAVNKKLWFRKIWHIKHVKVDKDIMDIMVTWVGRLAREEFTRITQQQSWANLRPIINCTLNIPANSFGDNIVLLHIYTDLHLRKQPDNEATGAESETASSSTADIMDICRKISNYIVYLLVAQPSMLPLSGAADDTTAAFYEKISKKGSSKQDVLETCYQLVEDQLEFGYEECLKEQEQPGPWCETLMEIRDMWLRLLIYIAGKCQVELHAQQLGRGGELLTFVWLLMAHHDIGDVAHQVDLITSSETMSGQFCAFHFPKESER, encoded by the coding sequence ATGTCACCATGGACATGGgcatttttcagagctcaaaaCTGTAATAGGCTAGTCCACATATCTTGGCTAATTCTGTGTAGTTGTATTGGTTGGCCGGAGAAGAAGCCACTGTGGTCGAGTTCCATGGGACAGTACAACTTCTTGAGCTCCTCCATAGGATTTGATGAGTCAAGGTCATCATCCAAGTTGTTTACTATTCTAAGAAAGATGCTGAATGCGGTTAACAAGAAGCTCTGGTTCAGAAAGATATGGCACATTAAGCATGTCAAGGTTGACAAGGACATCATGGACATCATGGTGACATGGGTGGGGCGGCTCGCTCGCGAAGAGTTTACAAGGATCACACAGCAGCAAAGCTGGGCAAATCTTCGACCAATTATCAACTGCACACTGAATATCCCAGCTAATTCTTTCGGCGATAACATTGTCCTGTTGCATATATACACGGACTTGCACTTGCGAAAACAGCCTGACAACGAGGCCACTGGTGCAGAGAGCGAGACGGCATCAAGCAGCACTGCTGATATCATGGACATATGCAGAAAGATATCCAACTACATTGTCTACCTCTTGGTTGCCCAGCCTTCCATGTTGCCACTTAGTGGCGCTGCCGATGACACAACAGCAGCATTCTACGAGAAGATCAGCAAGAAAGGAAGTAGCAAACAGGATGTTCTGGAGACCTGTTACCAGCTAGTGGAAGATCAGCTGGAGTTTGGTTACGAAGAATGCCTGAAAGAGCAAGAACAACCTGGGCCGTGGTGCGAGACGCTGATGGAGATCAGAGATATGTGGCTGAGGCTCCTCATTTACATTGCCGGCAAGTGCCAGGTAGAGCTGCACGCGCAGCAGCTGGGCAGAGGAGGGGAGCTCCTCACCTTCGTCTGGTTGCTCATGGCGCATCATGACATTGGAGATGTTGCACACCAGGTTGACTTGATAACTAGTAGCGAGACGATGTCCGGGCAGTTTTGTGCATTCCATTTTCCTAAGGAATCAGAGCGATAG
- the LOC127755658 gene encoding disease resistance protein RGA5-like, giving the protein MEHAMVSVATGVASAVLEKISTLMEKEYSKLKGVRDEIISLKDELSSMNAFLLKLSDIEELDVQVKEWRNQIRELSYDIEDCIDGFMHRVNRSSDSSNTKCFFRKVIHQVRTLGARHAISNDILKLKARVDSASERFKRYNIDPAITSSSAIVPVDPRLPALYAEAESLVGIDEPTNDIIKWLTEGDGDLVQKLKVVSIWGPGGLGKTTLARQVYDKIGRQFDCQAFVSVSQKPDMRKVFRNILISVTGVEYIGIEAWDEERLINKLRDFINCKRYFIVIDDIWSTTDWQTIRCVLLDSNIGSRVLATTQISYVAQSCCPADQDKVFEMKHLSAVHAEKLFLKRIFGSGDSCPPHLKEVSNGILRKCGGLPLAIITMASLLVNKPQTKEQWEKYRDSIVENDPIVNRMQKILSLSYADLPHHLKTCLLYLSTFPEDCIIERDRLVRRWIAEGFIATESGCNLEEVGEDYFNELISRSLIQVVGIKYDDRANTCRIHDMVLDLIVSKSIEENFITFIGYHNRVCGLQDKVRRLSLNFHHQEGNTIPSKRVVSCTRSLTVYGSTNHMPPISDFQSLRVINIENNDTLENYYLNGIGRLFQLKYLRLSEVSISKLPEEIGELQQLETLELEHTKINGLPKSITRLKNLVFLRADYTSLPEGVGNMKALQKLSWIKVNTSAPSTTLHEMGSLTELRYLDINWCIGDMCSDMKSYTESFGSSIIKLCKHKLQYLRIRSEGSQGCSLGFLLNSWSCPPHLLQKFDMYTEYYFPRIPDWIASLSKVTFLDIKVNPVDEEAFRILGNLPSLITLWLWTKTVVPKRRFIIHNVGFKHLKEFYFGFWRIEMGPIKFEVGAMPKLQKFLFDIKAQGAGPPSGDFDIGIEHISSLRHLRIGIDCIDARPCEVEVTEAAVRNVTSVLPSNLQIEIERHRAGQMVKEKMGSTDHDGEQNRGIGKHQEQAVEDGSSLKTRKKILERVSTHSFLR; this is encoded by the exons ATGGAGCATGCCATGGTGAGCGTTGCGACGGGTGTTGCGAGTGCCGTACTCGAGAAGATCTCCACCCTGATGGAGAAGGAGTACAGCAAGCTGAAGGGTGTGCGCGACGAGATTATCTCCCTCAAGGACGAGCTAAGCAGCATGAATGCTTTCCTCCTAAAGCTGTCAGATATTGAAGAACTCGATGTTCAGGTCAAGGAATGGAGGAACCAAATCCGAGAGCTCTCCTACGACATCGAGGATTGCATTGACGGTTTCATGCACCGAGTCAATCGTAGCTCAGACAGCTCTAATACGAAATGTTTCTTCAGAAAGGTAATTCACCAGGTGAGGACACTTGGAGCTCGTCACGCAATCTCGAACGACATACTGAAGCTGAAGGCTCGCGTTGATAGCGCAAGTGAGCGATTCAAGAGGTACAACATTGATCCAGCCATCACAAGTTCTAGTGCTATTGTACCTGTTGACCCTCGGTTACCAGCACTATATGCAGAGGCAGAAAGCCTAGTTGGTATTGATGAACCAACCAATGATATCATCAAGTGGTTGACAGAAGGGGATGGTGACTTGGTTCAAAAGCTAAAGGTAGTATCCATTTGGGGACCCGGAGGTTTAGGGAAGACCACTCTTGCCCGTCAAGTATATGACAAAATTGGAAGACAATTTGATTGCCAAGCATTTGTGTCAGTGTCCCAGAAACCTGATATGAGAAAAGTATTCAGAAATATACTAATTAGTGTCACCGGGGTGGAGTACATAGGAATTGAAGCATGGGATGAGGAGCGGCTCATCAACAAACTGAGGGATTTCATCAATTGTAAAAG GTACTTTATTGTAATTGATGATATCTGGAGTACCACAGACTGGCAAACAATCAGATGTGTTTTGCTGGACAGTAATATTGGTAGTAGAGTATTAGCCACAACACAAATCAGTTATGTGGCACAATCATGTTGTCCTGCTGACCAAGATAAAGTTTTTGAAATGAAACATCTTAGTGCTGTTCATGCTGAAAAGTTATTTCTCAAAAGAATATTTGGATCAGGAGACAGTTGCCCTCCTCACTTAAAAGAGGTATCAAATGGCATATTAAGAAAATGTGGTGGTTTACCATTGGCTATCATCACAATGGCCAGTTTGTTGGTAAATAAACCACAAACAAAAGAACAATGGGAGAAGTATCGAGATTCTATTGTTGAAAATGATCCCATTGTGAATCGGATGCAAAAAATCCTATCTCTTAGTTATGCTGACCTTCCACATCATCTTAAGACATGTTTACTGTACCTCAGTACATTTCCAGAAGATTGCATAATAGAAAGGGATCGACTAGTACGGAGATGGATAGCTGAAGGTTTCATTGCTACCGAAAGTGGATGCAATTTAGAGGAAGtgggtgaagactattttaacGAGCTAATTAGCAGGAGCTTGATACAAGTGGTGGGAATCAAATATGATGATCGAGCTAACACTTGCCGCATACATGATATGGTTCTTGATCTTATTGTGTCTAAGTCGATTGAAGAAAATTTCATAACATTTATTGGTTACCATAATCGTGTGTGCGGCCTACAAGATAAGGTTCGTCGGCTGTCCCTTAACTTTCATCATCAAGAAGGTAATACAATTCCTTCAAAAAGGGTTGTTTCATGTACCCGTTCACTAACTGTTTATGGGTCGACTAATCATATGCCACCTATTTCGGACTTTCAGTCTTTGCGCGTGATTAACATAGAAAATAATGATACATTGGAAAATTACTACCTTAATGGTATAGGTAGATTGTTTCAGTTGAAATACCTAAGGCTCAGTGAAGTAAGTATCAGCAAGCTTCCTGAGGAAATAGGCGAACTACAACAACTGGAGACACTAGAGCTAGAGCATACTAAGATAAATGGATTACCCAAAAGTATTACTCGGCTTAAGAATCTGGTGTTTTTACGTGCTGATTACACGAGCCTGCCAGAAGGAGTTGGAAATATGAAGGCTTTGCAGAAACTGTCATGGATAAAAGTTAACACTAGTGCCCCATCAACGACGTTGCATGAAATGGGCAGTTTGACTGAACTAAGATATCTTGATATAAATTGGTGTATTGGTGATATGTGCAGTGATATGAAAAGTTACACAGAAAGCTTTGGTTCATCCATCATCAAGCTCTGCAAGCACAAGCTTCAGTATCTGCGTATCCGATCAGAAGGCAGTCAAGGATGCTCTCTCGGTTTCTTGTTGAATTCTTGGTCCTGTCCTCCTCATCTCCTTCAGAAGTTTGATATGTACACAGAATACTATTTTCCAAGAATTCCAGACTGGATAGCCTCGCTTTCTAAGGTCACATTCCTAGATATTAAGGTTAATCCTGTGGACGAGGAGGCTTTTAGGATTCTTGGGAACTTGCCTTCTCTCATTACTCTCTGGCTGTGGACAAAAACAGTAGTCCCCAAGAGAAGATTTATCATACATAATGTTGGATTCAAACATTTGAAAGAATTCTACTTTGGTTTTTGGAGGATTGAGATGGGGCCAATAAAATTTGAGGTTGGGGCCATGCCTAAGCTTCAGAAGTTTCTTTTTGACATAAAAGCACAAGGAGCAGGTCCTCCATCTGGAGATTTTGACATAGGCATTGAACACATATCTTCCCTCAGGCATCTCCGTATCGGTATAGATTGTATAGATGCAAGACCTTGTGAGGTTGAGGTCACAGAGGCTGCTGTCAGGAATGTTACCAGTGTCCTTCCCAGCAATCTCCAAATTGAAATCGAAAGACACAGGGCAGGACAAATGGTAAAAGAAAAGATGGGGAGCACAGATCATGATGGTGAACAAAACAGGGGTATTGGTAAGCATCAGGAACAGGCAGTAGAAGATGGAAGCTCACTCAAGACAAGAAAGAAAATTCTAGAGCGTGTAAGTACGCATAGCTTTTTGagataa